In Galactobacillus timonensis, the genomic window GAGCAGGAAATCATCCGTCTCTTCCAGATGCTGGCTGAGAAGTATGGTAAAACGGTGATTGCTGTAACCCATTCCAATGAGGTTTCAAAATTGTCTGATCATCGTGTGTTCCTGCGCGGCGGGAAGCTGGTTGATCTGCAGTAGAAGAGCTGTATTTACAGCTTTGAAAAAAGAGGCTGCCTGAGCCTCCATCATGAGATGGATGTTGCCCCGGCAGCTTTTTTGTTGTCTTTTGGGTTGTTGATGGGATTGTTCTTGAGGTAGTTCATAACAGCAAGGTTCTTGACCTCCAGCAGTGTAAGCTGTTCTTTACTGTCGGCATTGTCGTTCCAACCGATCATGGCTTTTCCGATCAGGAAAACTTCGGCGGTAAGGTCCTTTTCATCCAGTTCGCCCCGGTAATAGGAGCGGATAAGGTTGTGGATGAGATCGGCGGTATCTTCGAGCAGCGGAATCAATGAAGCACGAACAAAGGTATCATCGGTCGGAATATCTGTCATGTTGGGCCCCCTCCTAATATGTTACTAGATGAGTCTACCCATTACGTAGCATAGTGCCTGAGCAATTTTTGCGCCAATGCTTGTAAAAAACAGTGAATTTTTGAATTTTCGACAGTACTTTGATGAGATCCGGTCCGTTTTTTAACTGTGAGGCATGAAAATTCCTGTCATTTGTTCTGTCGTGGCAGCGGCAGTGACCTGTTTTGAGACGGGAACAGGCGTTCGGTGGAAATTGGGAAAATATTGAAAAATGTGCTTGTAATGGGATTTTCAGGGTGATAGTATATCAAAGCACTCGCGTAGACATGGGAGATTGCCGGCACGCTGACAGGCGTTGTCATCAGTCACGTGATAACCGGGGAACTCACATCGAGCGATCCGCATGGCGGAGTGAAATAAAGGAGGAAAATTTCATGGCAAAGAATTCTGTAAGAATTCGCTTGAAGGCTTACGAAAACAGAAGCCTGGACGCTGCCAGCAAGAAGATTGTTGAGACAGCCAACAGCCACGGCGCGAAGAAGATCGTTGGACCTGTACCGCTGCCGACTGACAGAGAGGTCATTACCGTATTAAGATCTGTACATAAGGACAAGGATTCTCGTGAACAGTTCGAGATCCGTACACACAAGAGACTGATTGAGATCATCGGCCCGAGTGCTGAGACGATCGATGCGCTGAGCAGACTGGATCTGCCGAGCGGTGTCGACATCGAGATCAAGCTTTAAGGAAAGGAACCGGGTGATAAGACATGAAAGGTATCTTAGGACGTAAGCTCGGTATGACGCAGGTATTCACTGTTGATGGAACTCTGATTCCGGTCACGGTCATTGAAGTGAATCCGAACGTTGTACTGCAGAAGAAGACAAAGGAAACAGATGGCTACGAAGCTCTGCAGCTTGGCTATGAAGATGTCAAGGAGCAGCGCGCTACCAAGGCTGCCATCGGCCATGCCAAGAAGGCAAACACGGCTCCGAAGAAGTTTATCCGCGAAGTTCCGGCAGATGAAATGAATTTCAATGCCGGTGACGAGATCAAGGCTGACCTCTTCGAGGCAGGCGATGTCGTTGACATTCAGGGCACTTCCAAGGGACACGGCTACAAGGGTGTCATCGTCCGCAACAACGGAACGATGTCTCCGAAGAGCCATGGTGCTTCCCGCAACAAGCGCCATGTTGGTTCAATGGCTACCAACGGCCGTAACAACGGCGTCATCAACAAGGGCGCACCGATGCCTGGCCAGGAGGGCGGCTTCACAACAACAAATCAGAATCTGACGGTTGTGAAGGTCAGCACTGATGACAACTACATCATGGTCAAGGGCAATGTTCCGGGACCGCGCAAGGGTCTGGTTTACATTCACACGACTGTGAAGCCTGTCAAGAAGGTCAAGGTTGAGGAACTGATCAGCTATGCCG contains:
- the rpsJ gene encoding 30S ribosomal protein S10, with the translated sequence MAKNSVRIRLKAYENRSLDAASKKIVETANSHGAKKIVGPVPLPTDREVITVLRSVHKDKDSREQFEIRTHKRLIEIIGPSAETIDALSRLDLPSGVDIEIKL
- the rplC gene encoding 50S ribosomal protein L3; amino-acid sequence: MKGILGRKLGMTQVFTVDGTLIPVTVIEVNPNVVLQKKTKETDGYEALQLGYEDVKEQRATKAAIGHAKKANTAPKKFIREVPADEMNFNAGDEIKADLFEAGDVVDIQGTSKGHGYKGVIVRNNGTMSPKSHGASRNKRHVGSMATNGRNNGVINKGAPMPGQEGGFTTTNQNLTVVKVSTDDNYIMVKGNVPGPRKGLVYIHTTVKPVKKVKVEELISYAGVSVQDELNKVAEAINEEQAEKAAADAAIEEAKKKAASAAAKKK